The proteins below come from a single uncultured Carboxylicivirga sp. genomic window:
- a CDS encoding choice-of-anchor J domain-containing protein: MRKIYALFLFILLGISTSFAQTGGALLSEDFEGDVFPPENWLQKTTVGTTVLERLEEPDSEPLNHVAGFSMGYNSMDTYLISPLLLPTAQNSQLSFRVRSGVNNYEGRELKVLVSTDYTNVADFSSELIGLPSGASAPEDGITNNWEIHTIDLSEYIDQPIYIAFEVLDNDGYINFYFDDIVGPELVKYDNDLQVQGIELPSDYPFVMDGDEIAVSAIVKNNGTNDLNDQEIAFKMGGVTVATETISLPAGQETQVNQVFVGSLGNQFVSVSTPADDFLGNNEMGGSVMFYPADALLESFEGDAFPPVYWTAEGDNLWQPNIYSYITHGSKSVSTYAVGAKLITPKVNILSGDSLCFDAYIYGTVEISTSVDGQQWDVLETINNTAVYTSLPYSIKFSDTENADHLGQRYMAFEVVGDYGSMGLDKVYGPAIVPVSDDFEMVDFSVSNEGTLYEGDNLTFSISVQNKGLEAVSKNITLSLNGEVITNEISTGVLAAGEQTIVNYTWNADNGYPSADFSVVLESDDFDGNNSKSFSALVYSATPQELPLDMGFEDWTGFPDYWDVTKNALTEWTVATGNLYTPETTAHSGSAVLDFKAYDGASATLITPNVNLSGEYYKVSFWLFRDDSQYYIDNADKLNVYLNDQPSVEGANLLGTVNRSITLEPVVQEAGWYHYEFWADCRELNEGFFVFEGLSTSSWSNIYIDDLSIAEGFMYDASVDAIKLPSFVWGYQTVANDVTVSVTNKGMQDITNATINWSVNGEAQTAVEWIGLLTSGESQDIVVAPDFELPTDETYTVEVNFAVESETAIDDNDLSVDMELKEAYHIPYTMGFESDEISFEDWKTVDADGDGFNWEFSTENATEGSQLIRSASFDDPNGLALTPDNWLITPAVYVSSDATKMTFDIGSTDSEFFAEKYEILVSESIDLESFTPLLTETLTQTGIENKSVDLGDYKGKIVFVAFRHYDCTEQAFLNLDNVNIFTTNHIVTFNVVANSTPLTNAQISIDGVTETYTTDLEGKVYADLADGTYYYSVSSTEYPTVEGQFTVSGQDLTVDVVLQATAIPKQTQAELQVYPNPFDNQITIDTNKEVKSVAVYNAAGVEIAKQNDLIIQTSNYAKGIYLVVIEFVNGERVVKKLTK, from the coding sequence ATGCGAAAAATCTACGCGTTATTTTTATTTATTCTTTTGGGGATAAGCACAAGTTTTGCTCAGACAGGAGGAGCTTTACTAAGTGAGGATTTTGAAGGGGATGTTTTTCCACCAGAGAATTGGCTACAGAAAACAACTGTTGGAACAACTGTTCTGGAACGGTTAGAGGAACCAGATTCTGAGCCATTAAACCATGTTGCTGGGTTTAGTATGGGGTACAACAGTATGGATACTTATTTAATTAGTCCACTATTATTACCTACAGCACAAAATAGTCAATTATCATTTCGAGTACGTTCAGGTGTTAATAATTATGAAGGTAGAGAATTGAAAGTTTTAGTATCTACTGATTATACGAATGTTGCCGACTTTTCTAGTGAGTTGATTGGTTTACCTTCTGGAGCATCTGCGCCTGAAGATGGAATTACTAATAATTGGGAGATTCATACAATTGACCTGTCTGAATATATTGATCAACCTATCTATATTGCATTCGAGGTGTTAGATAATGATGGTTATATCAATTTTTATTTTGATGATATTGTAGGACCAGAATTAGTAAAGTATGATAATGATTTACAGGTTCAGGGTATTGAACTTCCATCTGATTATCCTTTTGTGATGGATGGTGATGAAATTGCTGTATCTGCAATTGTTAAAAATAATGGTACTAATGACCTTAACGATCAGGAGATTGCTTTTAAAATGGGTGGTGTAACAGTTGCTACCGAAACAATATCACTTCCTGCCGGGCAAGAGACTCAAGTTAATCAGGTATTTGTCGGTAGTTTAGGAAATCAATTTGTTTCTGTTTCAACGCCTGCCGACGACTTTCTTGGTAATAATGAAATGGGTGGATCTGTTATGTTTTATCCTGCTGATGCTTTGTTAGAGAGTTTCGAAGGTGATGCATTCCCTCCTGTATATTGGACAGCAGAAGGAGATAATCTATGGCAACCAAATATCTATAGTTATATTACACATGGTTCAAAAAGTGTCTCAACTTATGCTGTAGGTGCAAAATTGATTACGCCTAAAGTTAATATACTATCGGGTGATTCTCTTTGCTTTGATGCATACATATATGGTACTGTTGAGATTTCAACTTCTGTTGATGGTCAACAATGGGATGTTCTTGAAACAATAAATAATACAGCTGTTTATACATCGTTACCTTATAGTATTAAATTTAGTGATACTGAAAATGCAGACCATTTGGGGCAACGTTATATGGCATTTGAGGTAGTAGGTGATTATGGAAGTATGGGACTTGATAAAGTTTATGGTCCTGCAATAGTGCCTGTAAGTGATGATTTTGAAATGGTTGATTTTAGTGTTTCAAATGAGGGAACATTGTATGAAGGAGATAATCTAACTTTCTCTATTTCTGTTCAGAATAAAGGTTTGGAAGCAGTATCTAAGAATATTACTCTTAGTTTGAATGGAGAAGTTATTACTAATGAGATCTCAACAGGTGTGTTAGCTGCTGGTGAACAAACAATAGTAAACTATACCTGGAATGCAGATAACGGCTATCCATCTGCAGATTTCTCAGTTGTATTAGAATCTGATGATTTTGATGGTAATAACAGCAAATCGTTTTCAGCTCTTGTATATTCCGCCACGCCACAGGAATTACCTTTGGATATGGGATTTGAGGATTGGACTGGATTTCCTGACTATTGGGATGTAACTAAAAATGCTTTAACTGAGTGGACTGTGGCAACAGGTAATTTATATACTCCTGAAACAACAGCTCATAGTGGTTCTGCTGTTTTGGATTTTAAGGCCTATGATGGTGCGTCAGCCACGTTAATTACTCCAAATGTTAATTTGTCAGGTGAATATTATAAAGTGTCATTCTGGTTATTTCGCGATGATAGCCAATATTATATCGATAATGCCGATAAGCTAAATGTGTATTTAAATGATCAGCCATCTGTTGAAGGTGCAAATCTTTTAGGTACAGTAAACAGATCAATAACTTTAGAGCCTGTTGTTCAAGAAGCTGGTTGGTATCATTATGAATTCTGGGCAGATTGTCGTGAGCTTAATGAAGGGTTCTTCGTTTTTGAAGGTTTGAGTACTTCATCATGGTCAAATATTTATATTGATGATTTAAGTATTGCCGAAGGATTTATGTATGATGCGTCGGTAGATGCGATTAAATTACCATCTTTTGTTTGGGGGTACCAAACAGTTGCTAATGATGTTACTGTATCGGTTACCAATAAAGGAATGCAGGATATAACCAATGCAACCATCAATTGGAGTGTGAATGGTGAAGCTCAAACTGCTGTTGAATGGATTGGTTTATTAACATCTGGCGAATCTCAGGATATTGTGGTTGCTCCGGATTTTGAATTACCAACAGATGAGACCTATACAGTAGAAGTTAATTTTGCTGTAGAGAGCGAAACAGCAATTGATGATAATGATTTGTCGGTTGATATGGAACTTAAAGAAGCTTACCATATACCATATACAATGGGATTTGAGTCGGATGAAATATCTTTTGAAGATTGGAAAACAGTAGATGCTGATGGTGATGGTTTTAACTGGGAGTTTTCAACTGAAAATGCTACTGAAGGAAGTCAATTGATTCGTTCAGCTTCGTTTGATGATCCTAATGGATTAGCCCTGACACCTGATAACTGGTTAATTACTCCAGCAGTATATGTTTCGTCTGATGCTACTAAAATGACATTTGACATTGGTAGTACTGATAGTGAGTTTTTTGCCGAGAAATATGAGATTCTTGTTTCTGAATCAATTGATTTGGAGTCTTTCACTCCTCTTTTAACAGAAACTTTAACTCAAACTGGAATCGAAAATAAATCAGTTGATCTAGGTGACTATAAAGGTAAAATTGTATTCGTAGCTTTCCGTCATTATGATTGTACTGAGCAAGCTTTCCTTAACCTTGATAATGTAAATATTTTTACTACTAATCATATAGTTACATTCAATGTGGTTGCTAATTCAACACCATTGACGAATGCTCAAATAAGCATTGATGGTGTTACTGAAACGTATACTACTGATTTAGAAGGAAAAGTATATGCTGATTTAGCTGATGGTACTTATTACTATAGTGTTAGTTCAACTGAGTATCCAACTGTTGAAGGTCAGTTTACTGTAAGTGGTCAAGATTTGACTGTTGATGTGGTTTTACAGGCTACAGCAATTCCAAAACAAACACAGGCGGAATTACAAGTGTATCCAAACCCATTTGATAATCAAATTACAATCGATACAAATAAAGAAGTTAAGTCGGTTGCTGTTTATAATGCTGCTGGTGTTGAAATAGCAAAACAAAACGATTTAATTATACAAACATCAAATTATGCTAAAGGAATTTATTTAGTAGTGATTGAATTTGTTAACGGAGAAAGAGTTGTGAAAAAGCTTACAAAGTAA